The region AAACCTTGACAAAAGTGAACGTGTGAAAAAGGCCAGAGAATGGAAAAGCGAGATAAAAGTGATATCCGATCACAGATTTCAGCAGCAGATGACGAGCTGGGGGGCTGCTGAAGAATCTCAATGGACCATCACCCTTTTGCGGCTTTCCTCCCCTTTGCTGAAACTCTTCATTCAAGACAATAGTAAATGCactaaaacttttttcttatgcTAATGCATGAAACCGGGCACTCACTGTTAAAACACACTTCCCAgcaacctgttttttttttaacaacacacatgcacacacacaaaaccacatTGACTTACTtgatttaaagcaaaaaaaaaaaaaattcaaaaacggTTTAATAGGTACTCTTTGGTCACATCTTACTGAGTTATTTCCCccatttgcatgtttttaaagaaaccagAATCGGCACACAAACAGGATTACTGAGGATGCTTTTGTTGGTGAAGGACTAGGGAGAAATAAGATATTAAACCCAAAGAAAGTATGCTGTTCTCCTTGGTGCATCTGTTCAGGGTTTTAAACACAGTTTTGTGGGTTAAGGATGTTTCTGTCACCCTCAAAATCTAAAAACAACCAAcaatgatttgtttattttttttaatcccatctTCCACAGCAAACACTcaaattaattttagagaaaatgagtAATATTGAGTCTGGTGTCCTGGGTTTATTTGAAAAACCACAAAGCTGCTGCCCTTTGCCAACGGACACTACCGAACACCAACATCCCCTTGCCTTCTGGTCTTTTAAACAAGCTCCAAGAAACAATTACAGAGTAGCTCCCCCACGGTCTTTAGACTCCACCAATGAGCCTCGTTCACCGAAATTGCTGCATATTCATTCTGGTTGTCGGTACAATCACCTATTCCGCCCCCGAATTTTCTGGAATCTGAGAATAGTTTCTCTCTTTGGCATTCTTCACGTGTTTCATTTGTCCGTGCCTCTGACACTtactgaaaagaagaaagggtgGGGGACTGCTTCCCTGGGGTTCCCTTTCAAAGGGCCTTGGCCCAGCGGGAACAGCTGCAGATGTCCACAGCGAGGTCCACCTGGCCTGCCATCCCTCAAGCGCCAGGGAGCAGGCGCTGGCACAGGTAGAAACCGACCCCCACCCCAGTCTAAAGAAGCAAGACTGGTTTGCTCCACCCCCCTCAAGCCGGCGTCATGAGTGAGCGTCACTCAGATGAAAGTAAAGCCCTGCTGAACACACACTTCCCCAAGAAAAGGCAAGCTGCCCTATCCCTAGGGTACATAAGGATGTAGGACTCCGTTCTGAGAGTTAACAAGCCAGCAGGGTGTGTAGGGGTCACACGGGCTTTCAGAGTGCACACGACAACCTCCTGGTCTCATTTAAAGGGAATTGCTGGCATCTGTGGGGCGAAGccaccctccccctccttctccgcCCCAGAGTGGCCGAGGGAGGCCCTGATGGAAGAGGGGTGTTTAGTAGACAAATATCCAATTTTGTCTGCCTGCCTGCTGAATCCCCTGGTTTGCTAATCCAGCCCTACGGGCTGCACTGTGTACAGGACACTTGTGGGAGTACAAAAAGCATGaagtatttgtgtatttttcagtCGGCAGTGCAAACAAGCCAGCTACAGTACACAGCCTGCAGGACCCCCACGGCCGGGCAGTGAGCCGCTGACCAGCAGCTCTGCGGCCCCCTCTTCTGACTACACAGCTCAAAGGACTTCCTCTGTCCAAGCTCCCCCCTACAAGTCGGCTGGAGCACCCCTGAAAAAGTGGAGTGGCACTCCAGGAGGGCCTCATCTAATTTCACACACACTTCAACGTGGGCCAAGTCCAAAGCTCCCTCCAAGGCCACGGCTAAGGGGCAGTGTGAGCTGGggagcagctggggtggggggggttctGCTGGAGGAGTCTGAACACTCCAAATTCCCCTCAGAACAATTCCCACGGAGGACAAAAATATCTCTACTGGTCCCACCCTATTCCTCTGTAGCCTGGCTCCCCTATGGAGGGGAAGCGGGGgttctctctctcagcctcaccCACTGATGTTGAAAACAGACTGCTCTGACCACAGTCTCTTGGATGCCAGACCTAGGGCTGGCTGGTTCACCCGAGGGCTCTATCTCCTGGGCAGGTGGGCTCCTGGCCTCCAAGGAGATCTTCCTGCATTAGTGTAAATCCCCCCCAGAACCACTAAACAATCTCCCGAAATCAGCGGATTTCTCAAAgcagaaggaaaacacaaaagcatCCCAAAGATTACAAAACATTAACTAACTCTGAAACTCTCGGCCAAGTGACAACTTTCCTCCTGTCCGGCTTTGAATGGAATTTAAGTCCGGGAGAGAACACCTCCAGAATTTCCTGTAACCTTCAGccctggaggggagaggcagcgAGGCTAGGAAAAACGAAAGCAAGAAAGCTGAAGAAGAGGAGCAAGAAGTGCTGTGAGAGGCACCAGCAGGGAGGAGGCCTGGAAGGCACGCATCTGCAAGTCTACATTCTAGACCTGCTGCCCCAGGGGGGGCAGACCAGAAGCTGGGAAAAGCCTAAATAAagaacatcaaaattaaaagcagccAAGCGTGGCCTGgggaccctcccctcccctggggggggggggggcagggagaccaGCCCAGGTAGCTACACAATGAATTCCCTCCAGACTAAGCCACgggcagagcagctcccaggCCCGGGGAGGCCTGCCCCCAGACACTGGGAAGCCGAGAGAAGGAAACTCTCAGCCAAGGTAAGGaaatgggaggggagggggcctgtAGGTGAGGTGGCCAGAACAAACAGATCTCATCAGGGGGACTTGCGACAGGTCCGCCTATCCCTGCGCTTTCCACCGCTGTATATTTTGGATTTCACAGtttatttactttactttttgGCACTGAGCCCCCTGAGCATGCCAATACAATATTTGTTTAAACACTATTTTATGCCGCTTGCGAGGGAAACGTTTACTTTCAAATTCTCCAACATCCCCCAGAGCCTCGTCTGCAAACAGCATATGAGCGTTTTACAACTGCTCCCTTTATCTGAAGCTGTCGGGATTAAACCTTCACACGCCCGGcgagggcggcggggcgggggcccgggaCTCCGCCGCGGCCACCGGGCTGCAGAGCCGCGCCAGAGGCCGTGCACGCAGCGGGATGCCCGGGCGCGGGAGGGCAGCGCGGCGCGCAAGaccgcccccggggccccgcaCGGGACTCGGGAGGGATCTACTTTGCCAGCGGGGATGGACCCAGAGAGAGCCAGAAATAAGAAATCATACAGATGAGAGGGGAGCGGGGAGAGGCACCCTAGAAAggacgggggggagggggctcgggGCCCGCAAGCGCCCCCGCAGCTGGTCACCCGGGGTGAAGCGCGCCGGCTGGGTCTCGAGCTCCTCGCGCTGTAAAAGTCGGGTTTCCTAGGAAATGACAGCAATTACTGCCGGGGCTGAAAAGGCGCCGAAGAGGGTGGACTTCCAGCTCCCCGGCGCGGCGGGCGcgctcacactcacacacacacacacacacacacacacacacacacacacacgctcccttcctccacccctccccagcccccccgccccctcccccgtccGGGAAAAGCGCTCCCCTCTCTAAACCCTTAATAGGATTGGCGCCCAACTCTCTACGCGCCTCTCCCCATCCATCACACACAGATCAAGTTGCAGTAGTGGATTTTTCAAATTCCTCAGCAAATATACTTGTTGAGAGATTGGCctttggggggttgggggggggagacGATGAGTGGGGGCGGGGATGaaagtgaggggtgggggggacccgAGGATGGGGCCAGGGATTACGTGCGGATCCCTCCGAGAAGTCAAGCGGATCTTGGGGcggaggacaggggaggaggaggaggaggaggaggaggaggaggagttggaGGGGAGAGGCGAGGAGGGAGGCCGGAGAGGAGAGCCTGAccgaggggaggggggcagcagggCCCGAAGACGGGGTGGAAGGAGcgaggaagaaaggaaggcagggctTGACGAGGACGGGGAGCGCGGGGAAGCACACTTTACAAGTCCACAAGTGGCTGGCCGCAGCcccgcacacgcacacgcacacgcacacgctcccctgcccaccccgggAGCTCCGCAGCATCCCGCCCCCGGCGCTGCCCGCCGCCTCCGCAGAAGCAGCCCGGGACCCGGGCGCAGTGGGGCAGGCTGGGGGCCGGCCGGGCGCTGCGCCCGGACAGGACGGGCTCTCCTCCCCCAGGTGGGAAGCGGGATGCGAAACCGGCCCCCGGACACGGCTTGCAAGCCCCGGACCGCCGATGGTCCCCGCACGGTTTGGCCAGAGCCCGAAACGGGGCCGCCTCGCCAgccgccgcccccctccccccaagcccGGCGGCGCGGGCCCCCGGCCGGGGGACCCTCGGGATCGGCGCAGCATCCCGGTCGGCCCGGGCTCGGCCAGGGGCGGGGGCACTTCGCAACGCCAAGCAAGCAAAAGAAGGCCAATGCAACTTTACCGAGGAGACAAAAGTTTGCCTCTAGCACGCAGGTGGCCTCCGGGGCGCCGGGCGGTGGCTTCGGGCCCCCATCCCAACTTGGCGGCCGCGGCGACCCGCGGCGGGCTGCGGCGTCCCGGAGCTCGGTCCGGCCgaggcggggcgggccgggcagGGAGGGGCCCGAGAGGCGGGAGGGGGCGCAGCAGCCCGCACCGCGCGCGGCCGGCAGCTCCCTAGGCTCCCGCGCGCCGCGCCGCCCGCGTTCCCTCCTCCGGCTGCTCGGGCGCCCCGGCGCCTCCTCGCCTTCCTGCgcgtccgccgccgccgccgcctcccgctcCTCCTCGAAGTCTCATTGATGGGAGTTTGAAAAAAAGTCCGCGGAGCCGTGCAGCCTCGGCTGGCGAGCGCCGGCTCTCCTGCAGCCCCGCAGCGCCGCCGGCAGGCGCAGCGCCCCCGCGCGCACGGCCGCAGCActgccccgcgccgcgcccccgccccgccccgccgcgccccgccccgccccgcccccgcccgggggACCcgcgggccggggggggggggggaggggagggggaggggcggccggcCCGAGGACGCACACCTACCCCGGAGTTCGAGCAGGGAACCCAGGAACGCGCCAGtttccaacactttttttttttttttttaaggcgccggggtgggggtgggggtgggggtgggggtgggggcgctaACTCGAGTCAGATGCGCGCGGGAGCGGAGGCGCGGGCGCTGCTCTGTTTCCAATCTCCCAGATCACCCGCCCGCCCCACCTCCCCgttccccctccgcccccctccgcccccctccgccgGGAGATGCCCGGGTCGCGGGGCCCAGCCGCGCGCTCCTCCGGGCGCCGGGGCGGAAGCGGGGGACGGGAGGCGGGGACCCTGCGCCACCCCGCGGCGCGGGCAGGTGCCGGGGTCGgtccgcgccccccgccgccgctcCCGCGAGTCGCGTCCGAGCGCAGGCAGGCGGGAGGCGAGAAGCCTTCTAGGTTTGGGGCATGTGTGCTTTGCAgggagggtttttgtttgttttgtttgtttttgttgtttttttttttttttttaagagactccGCTCTAGCTGCCACAGCCAGATGGAAGTAATCAGAACCCAACAacaacagaggaagaaggaagaaaaaagcctCACCGAAGTTTGGGCCAAAGTGTATATGGGGGTGTGTGTGAAAGAACTTGCTTAAGCAAACTGGGTGACTAGCTCTGGGCCCTCGAGCCTCACCGCTGCTCAGAACTGAGCGGCCTGGCCTGGCTTGCACGCAGAGCATGGGAGTGGCCTGCTAAAGTGGCCCTCAGCTCCTCGGGGGCCACCCCTCTCTCTGTACTGAGGGTTCTCACCCAAAAAGTGCCTACACTTTTGGCACAAAAGTGTAACCAAAAAGTGCCTACACAAACACTATCTGCTGGGTGACAGGTGATAATTCCTTTACATCTATCCTACAAAACTCTGAGATTGGTTTCCccctctccattttacagatgagaagactgaggtttacagaagttaagcaacttgcccaaggtcagagcGATGGACCCCATCTTCCGTGAATTTCAGTGGGTTGCACCAGGACTTCAACTAAATTGGCCCAGGTGAGAGGAGTGGGAGCATCTCTCCCCTCAGCCTCCCTTCCTACCGTTGCATCTTGTCTGGaatgcaagagaaacaaaggctcagagaggcaattCTACTCTCCTTGTGGGGGCGTGACCTTCACGAGCCCATTTTTCTGATACAATCCCTTTTGGTGGGTAGCTGTCTCCATATACCATTGACCATTTCCCCaactctatttttcactttttaatcacAGAGGGAAGGAATATTAGGGTCCCCGTTCCCTGTCaccctgcctttcttcctctctccttacATTCACTTATATGAGACAAGTAACAATTTCTTCTTGACCTAGAGGGGGAAAAATATGCAGAACAATATTAGAACAATTTGatgctaattttgtttttcacaaatagGCTCTccagatggggagaaaaaaacccacagggtttaaaaaaaaaaaaaaaagcaaaacttgcAGAAGCCAATGCATTtattaaagggaagaaaagtttgaaaggggctttttctttaaatatgatCGGATTCACCATTCATTCCTCCATGCTATTTGTTTAAATTCCTGCTGAGCTTTCAGAACACAGACTccaaggagacagaaaaagtaAACTCTCCCTCCCCTCAATGGCCATATTTTAATGACCCTATTCATATCTGTCCCATGAAATGTGGGGAATCATTTCATGTTACTGGAATATTAGCTTCATCGGCTGATTACTTCATTATAAGTTTGTCTCTGTTGGTTTCCTTGTGTTGTTAAGTTTGTGGAGAAGTTTAAACAAATCAACATTTTgggatatttcctttttctctgtttttcttctcagaCCGGCTCAACTCCTGTTGGAATCCAGGCACTCCCATAAccttctctggcttattttgGCAAGAAGGTGGCTGTTGAGATGAAGATGGAATGTTTTCGGTTTGAGGAGAGGCAGTAGACACCATGCCTTAATCGGTAGATGGTCAGAAGTTTTGGCACTGAAAAAAGCAATGAGGTTTGGAGTGGAGGCAAGTGGCACAGCAGAGAAAGCCTTCCTGTGAGCATTGGGATACCAAGTCTGGTTTCAGATCTGATCCTTAatgaatgaccttgggcaagtccccgTTCACTCGGTTGGCAGCATTCTGCGCGCCAGGCGTCGTGCTAAGTGACCCAACATCACCGTGAGCCAAACTGGTGAGAGTCCCTTCCCCTCTCGAGCTTAATGTTTCATTAGTAACCACGAACAAATATATGATCAGAAACTGGGTGAGGAAAAAATGCAAAGTGCGCTAAACTGGTGCTTGGTGACCTGAGCTGTCACGGGAGGCGGTGTGGGGCTCAAGGAGGGCATTCCTGAGGAAATAGTTTTCACCGATATGAAGAAGGAATGGAgtgcaacaaaagcaaaaatagagaacattacactaaaaagctgcacagcaaaggaaaagacagaatAAAAAGGCCTCCTCTGgagtgagagaaaatatttgcaaactacaaTATCTGCCGAGGAGCtcatttccaaaatctataagggaCTCCTAAAACTCAAGAGCAGAAACAACATATAACCCAAGTAAAATATGggcagaggggacacctgggtggctcagtggttgggcatctgcctttggctgggggcatgatcccagggtcctggaatcgagtcccatatcggctccccactctgcctgtgtctctgcctctctgtgtctctcatgaataaataagtaaaatattttttaagtgggcAGAGGCCCtcagtagacatttctccaaagaggatgtTCAGAGATGGCCAACGAGTATGTGAAAAGGTGTTcagcatcacttgtcatcagggaaatgaaagtcaaaaaccacaaggagatgcCACCTCACATCCCTGAGAATGGTTAATGccaaaaaaaatgagagataacAAGTATCagtgaggttgtggagaaattagaacccttgtgcactgttgatgtaTGTGGGAATGCACAATAATGtaaccattatggaaaacagtatggagtgtcctcaaaaaaacttaaaataggggcagctgggtgtcttagtgtttgagtgtctgcctttggctggggtcaagatcccatcctgggatcaagttccacattgggctccttgtgagaagcctgcttctccctctgccgatgtctctgcctctctctctccatgtctctcatgaataaataaataaaatcttaaaaaaaaaaaacttaaaacagaaTATGATCCcccaatcccacttctgagtatatatccaaaaatattgaaatcagGGTCTTGAAAAGATACCTGCACTCTCcagttcattgcagcattattcatgataatcaagatctggaaacaacccaaatatatCTCGTCAGATAAAGGGAGAAAGATAATGTGGCATATACATGCCACGAAATATTAGTCagccttaggaaaaaaaaaaaaaaaaaaggaaatcctgccatttgtgaacAACAGAGATCCACCTGGAGGAAATTATGCAAAGTGAAACAAATCcagcagagaaggacaaataccagtCAGTTCATCTAATAGGAGGCTAAAATAGTCAAAGTAGAGAAGTAGACAATAAAATGGTATTTACCAGGCGATGaggatgggggaaatggggaattCAGTGGGTAAAGTTCCAGTTATATGAGAGGAACAAAGTTCAGAGATCTGCTCTACAACATAGTACCTATAGTCAACAATCAGGTGTGTAGTAAAAGAATTCAAGAGGTTAGTTCCCTTGGAGAGGTCCTCTCCCTCGCCAAAAGAAAAGGGGCACAAGGAAACTTGTAGAAATGATGGATATATTTATTACCTGGATTGTGGTGATAGTAacacaaataaatgcatatatccAAGCTCATCATATTTATACATTAATTGTGTACTTATGTATACCAATTATACTTTCATAAAGCCGGGAAGAAAGTAGAAGGAATGAGGGACGGTTAACTAAGAGAGGGAAGAGAACACAAAGGAGACTGAGTGACAAGAGAATCtagcccagggacacctgggtggctcagtgtttgaatgcctcccttcggcccaggacatgatcctggggtcctgggatcaagtcccacactgggctccctgcatggggagaggcttctccttctgcctctctccatgtctctcatgaataaataaataaaatctttaaaaaaagaaaagaaaaaaatctagccCAAAAGAGAAGTGCTTGTCCCTCATCGCACAGTGGTCTAGTTACTAGGGTTGTAGAGCAAATCTATCCAAATGCAGTGGGAGAAAACAATCATTTACTACACACAAAGATCCTGGGGGTCAGGATTTTGGACAGAACAGAAGAAGGACAGTTTATGCCTGCTCCACAGTGCTGGGGCCTTAGCTGGAAGACCCCAAGCCTGGCACTGGGGTCATCTGAAGACTTGCCCATcacgtgcctggcacacaatgcTGGCTACTGGCTCAGGGGGGCGTTGGTTCCTTTCTGCCTGGATCTCTCCAGGTGGTCTCTGTGACTACTTTGGGCTCCCTCATAGCATGGTGGTAACTAGGTTCCAAGAGAGTTTAAGAAGAAATAGCCAGGTAAAAGCCTTCCAAAGAGCACACTTCTATAGAAGAAGTAAGAAACACAAAGATGGCTCCTGAGGGGGCAATACTGGGGACAGGTGCACAGGCAGGCCAAGAGGAGCCTTTTATAAAACTTTGGAGGCCACAGCATCCCTCTGCAGCATTCTGTTCATGGAGACAAAGTTCTACCTAGGTCCAGGGAATGGGAAAATAGACTCTTCTTGATGGGGAATGGCAAGATTCTGTAGAGCATATGGGGGCAGAAATGGTGCTGTGGCTATTTTTGGAAATCAAGTCCACGACACAAAACTAAGTGAAAACAGAGAAGACGGTGAAAAGGCCCTGAGGTAGCCCACCACGTGTATTGTTTGCTGGTTTGGCTACAAAGCCCCTTAGCGAGCACTTTGGAACATTAGAAGGAAGATACCCGATCCCTCACCCCAAGGAATCTGCAATCGCATCAAGGCAGACACAAAGTGGCCACAATGGCAGGACATAAGATAGGTGCCCGGGCTGGCTCAGTCcttggagcatgtgactcttgatctcagggttgtaagtttgaccttcatgttgggtgtagagattacagaaaaataaaatctttttaaaaaaatggaaggaaggaaggaaggaaggaaggaaggaaggaaggaaggaaggacacgAAATGTATTAAGTGGGGAGTGAGCAGTGGAGCAATGACTGAGGAGCCAGGCGGGAGGACAAATAGCTGGTCAGTGGCTAAGGAGGATGGGCAGTGATGTGTCAATCCCCAACCCAAAGTGGACTgattgggggcagccccggtggctcagcggtttagcgccgccttcagcccagggcgtgatcctggaaacccagaatctagtcccacatcgggctccccgcatggagcctgcctctccctctgcctgtgtctctgcttctctctcctctctgtgtattctcatgaataaataaataaaataaaataaaataaacaaagtggATTGATTATGTGTTATTCTTTCAGGAGTCCTGCGATGGCTCTCAGTCCACCATCCCTCCATCCTGGTATCCTCCCACAGGCTCTGGAATCAGTGACACTGTGAAGTCTAGAATCACTCCTAAGTCTTAAGGCTGTGTCTTCTACTACTGTGCAAATATGTTTGAGGGGCATTAACACAGAAAGTTTCTATAGGATACCTTACCGCTGTGAATGAATGATCAGATTTCTTCCACTGAACAAGTTCATATAGGAATGGGAAACATCAGGATGGCAATGGTGGGGGAACTATTGGGGGACAAGTCCCcgaggggtgggaggggtgccAGGCAGGCCACAGGCAAACACCTATTTCTGATTTTCAGTTCAAATCTTAAGCCGTCTCCCAGACAACATTGTAGGGAAAACAATGTAGAGACGCACACAGGGGATTTGTGCAAGACTGGGAGATGTTAGGAACCCCTCCCCACAGAACCAAccagtgaaaacccttctctcttcCAGAACCTCCCTAGAGGGCAGCTGGGAAAGATTCAAGAGCAGAACCACCAAAACTCTTGATCTAATGgactcatgcatgcatgcattcattcgttcatttatACATACACTCATTTGTTCATACTCATTCATCCCTCTTTGTTGAGCTCCTACTATTAGCGTGCACTTTAGAGATAAAAGAGATGAATGAGATAGAGTCCTCACCTACCACCAGCTAGTCCCTGGCTGGTGGTGACCCCACAGGCTCCTGTGTCAGCTCAGAGTAGTGAGGGCTATGGAGGAGGTTGCCATGTGTGCAGGGTggatgggaagaggaaggagaatgaggCTCTCTCCTCAGGAGTTTTTCTCCATCAGGGTCAGCCCTCTCAAGAACTTTTCTCAAGATACATTATGAGTTTGTTAACCAAACTGAAAAAGATGGCATCGTCTCCCACAACAGTTCTCACCAATCACATAGCAATGAAGGCCATTATGGGGCacccgggaggctcagtggttgagcatctgcctttggctcaggtcgtgatcccgggatcctgagattgagtccagcatcaggctccccgcagggagcttgcttctcccactacctagtactctgcctctctctctctctgtctctcatgaata is a window of Vulpes lagopus strain Blue_001 chromosome 24, ASM1834538v1, whole genome shotgun sequence DNA encoding:
- the LOC121481774 gene encoding collagen alpha-1(III) chain-like, which translates into the protein MRNRPPDTACKPRTADGPRTVWPEPETGPPRQPPPPSPQARRRGPPAGGPSGSAQHPGRPGLGQGRGHFATPSKQKKANATLPRRQKFASSTQVASGAPGGGFGPPSQLGGRGDPRRAAASRSSVRPRRGGPGREGPERREGAQQPAPRAAGSSLGSRAPRRPRSLLRLLGRPGASSPSCASAAAAASRSSSKSH